A stretch of Plasmodium chabaudi chabaudi strain AS genome assembly, chromosome: 14 DNA encodes these proteins:
- a CDS encoding translation initiation factor IF-2, putative — translation MFFLNRQLFYKGKYIPVGRRVFREKLVTGRKQKSPIILLPPYISIHELRLMLNINYEICFKVANVYKCGNKYRWKDSNDRVFQTVNKRNVIIPYNVAAFVSKVFKFKPKLIEPELYCEEENRSDISLEDIYQKTYKIEKDYNENQSKIEGKSNIFNNNNLVNDNDTFSIPVDEINKFTESNESKKKRNNYYTVVSVIGHINHGKTTLLDKVTNNNLALYEAGCITQNIKPIHFELEPYKFTFLDTPGHKIFQILRGRAAFLSDILIILISLEVGAEIQTEEAIKYADKFNIPVIFALNKADIYKENESVVKAELKNQCNRMFDEGTLKHNYSNEIDNAITISSLTGYNLPRLINRIYFIKQNINLPYHSANVFYNNQNGIKKNVQLKDVASANNNAIDNFYNINDENKGRQKREYWLNLLKKYIRKSDCLLALDKTPFGMGVVVDITKDSSKGTILHVIVRNGFFIEGNYFICGSAYGRIQKMYKFNSNFKEYCTYATVGMAIQISGIKKKHGSATTDDLIFTLTQNDAFRLCQYRLMVEKLSTLQVSGEEIQVSWENDMKKNEFHAEDIYENRLEMSEKRKAIEEFGIENENNIFNQVTMKDFHKSNTQIEKEENDFVEIHLEEENKYEEIKNDKNNYIKTVLSQNDDDQSILIPEQKKVIFFDNQPNDDNLLNSLADSKKDAYHIEDQPHHTNYAHSDKINQNINLNTQNYSQTDICTEDDLSSMENQKMNGINNNIQHNKMEGDAIDGETNFTKMGRKNKYYKNKNTINNISFNKEKLENIANEEYNEGTNKLNEPWYYEENEDTWSKKVLQRNEELMDIWRNKTRQRELEKERQQFYEKQMILKNEITKRNVLGEKQLTEEEINNYLYNDHNKVDSNSSKQEEGIKLPKKNVPVIPIIIRTNYVGMFDIFLDEFENIQNKYNVKISVVHGGIGPVTPNDVVHAEVETNYGYCCIYAFHVKVLPDSVKQAVLSNIVIKQFDVFTDVIDDIVKRIKNIKALMAHNMYVRSLKNERTQEGL, via the coding sequence atgttttttttaaatcggCAATTGTTCTATAAAGGGAAATATATACCTGTTGGAAGAAGAGTGTTTAGAGAAAAATTAGTAACAGGCCGAAAGCAGAAATCtccaattattttattacctccatatatatcaatacATGAACTTCGATTAATgctaaatataaattatgaaatttgttttaaagtGGCAAATGTATATAAGTGTGGTAATAAATATCGATGGAAAGATTCAAATGATAGAGTTTTTCAAACAGTAAATAAAAGGAATGTAATTATACCTTATAATGTAGCAGCGTTTGTAAGTAaagtttttaaatttaagcCAAAGCTTATTGAACCAGAGTTATATTgtgaagaagaaaatagaTCCGATATTTCGTTGGAAGacatatatcaaaaaacgtataaaattgaaaaagatTACAATGAAAATCAAAGTAAAATTGAAGGTAAAtcaaacatatttaataataacaatttgGTCAATGATAATGATACATTCTCGATTCCGGTTGatgaaataaacaaatttactGAATCAAAtgaatcaaaaaaaaaacgaaataaCTATTACACAGTTGTTTCCGTAATAGGACATATAAATCATGGAAAAACAACACTTTTAGATAAAGTTACCAACAATAATTTAGCACTTTATGAAGCTGGTTGTATtacacaaaatataaaacctATACACTTTGAATTGGAACCTTACAAATTCACATTTTTAGATACACCAGgacataaaatttttcaaattttaagAGGGCGTGCTGCCTTTCTTTCcgatatattaataatattgatttCGTTAGAAGTTGGAGCAGAAATTCAAACGGAAGAAGCAATTAAATATGCagataaatttaatataccTGTTATTTTTGCTTTGAACAAAGCTGatatttataaagaaaatgaatcaGTAGTAAAAGCAGAGCTAAAAAATCAATGCAATAGAATGTTTGATGAAGGAActttaaaacataattattCAAATGAAATAGATAATGCTATTACCATATCATCTTTAACTGGGTATAATTTACCCCGATTAATAaatagaatatattttataaaacaaaatattaatttaccATACCACAGTGCCAATgttttttacaataatcaaaatgggatcaaaaaaaatgtccAATTAAAAGATGTAGCTAGtgctaataataatgcaattgacaatttttacaacattaatgatgaaaataaaggaaGACAAAAAAGAGAATATTGGTTGAACttgctaaaaaaatatattcggAAATCGGATTGCTTATTAGCTTTAGACAAAACCCCATTTGGTATGGGGGTTGTTGTAGATATAACTAAAGACTCAAGTAAAGGAACTATACTTCATGTTATTGTAAGAAAtggattttttattgaaggaaattattttatatgtggTTCTGCTTACGGAcgaattcaaaaaatgtataaatttaatagtaattttaaagaatatTGTACATATGCAACAGTTGGTATGGCTATTCAAATATCAggaatcaaaaaaaaacacggTAGTGCAACAACCGatgatttaatatttacCTTAACACAAAATGACGCATTTCGTTTATGCCAATACAGACTGATGGTAGAAAAATTATCTACTTTACAAGTTAGTGGAGAAGAAATTCAAGTTTCATGGGAAAatgatatgaaaaaaaacgaatttCATGCAGAagatatttatgaaaacaGACTTGAAATGtcagaaaaaagaaaagctATTGAAGAATTTGGAATAgagaatgaaaataatatttttaatcaaGTAACAATGAAAGATTTTCATAAAAGTAATACAcaaattgaaaaagaagaaaatgattttGTAGAAATACATTTAGAagaggaaaataaatatgaagaaatcaaaaatgataaaaataactacATTAAAACCGTACTTTCAcaaaatgatgatgatcAAAGCATTTTAATACCCgagcaaaaaaaagttatattttttgataatcaaccaaatgatgataatttattaaatagcTTAGCTGATTCCAAAAAAGATGCATATCACATAGAGGACCAACCACATCATACAAATTATGCTCATTCtgataaaattaatcaaaatattaatttaaataccCAGAATTATTCACAGACAGATATTTGTACCGAAGATGATCTAAGTTCTATggaaaatcaaaaaatgaatggaataaataataatatacaacaTAACAAAATGGAAGGCGATGCTATAGATGGAGAAACAAATTTCACTAAAATGGgtagaaaaaacaaatattataaaaacaagaatactataaataatatatctttCAATAAAGAAAAGTTGGAAAACATAGCCAATGAAGAATATAATGAAGGGACGAACAAATTAAACGAACCTTGGTattatgaagaaaatgaagataCATGGTCTAAAAAAGTTCTACAACGAAATGAAGAACTTATGGATATTTGGAGAAACAAAACCAGACAAAGAGAGCTAGAAAAGGAAAGACAGCAGTTTTATGAAAAGCAAATGatattgaaaaatgaaattacaAAGAGAAATGTTTTAGGTGAAAAACAACTAACTGAAGAAGAAATTAACAATTATCTTTATAATGACCACAATAAAGTTGATTCCAATTCATCAAAACAAGAAGAAGGAATCAAGCtgccaaaaaaaaatgttccTGTTATACCTATTATTATAAGAACTAACTATGTTGGAAtgtttgatatttttttagatgAATTTGAAAACAttcaaaacaaatataatgtaaaaatatcgGTTGTTCATGGAGGTATAGGACCTGTTACTCCAAATGATGTTGTACATGCTGAAGTAGAAACTAATTATGGGTATTGTTGCATTTACGCATTTCATGTCAAAGTATTACCGGATTCAGTAAAGCAAGCTGTCCTCTCCAATATTGTAATAAAACAGTTTGATGTATTTACTGATGTCATCGATGATATAGttaaaagaattaaaaatataaaagctTTAATGGCCCATAACATGTATGTAAGAAGtcttaaaaatgaaaggaCACAAGAaggattataa
- a CDS encoding apical ring associated protein 1, putative — protein sequence MSILYAPSSSIIYKECISVPVVSTPAVYTIYTAPTPTIIATPIQPRFPVVFISNPIGGKTIII from the coding sequence ATGTCTATCTTATACGCCCCAAGCTCCTCAATAATATACAAGGAATGTATATCTGTCCCCGTTGTATCAACACCAGCCGTATATACCATATACACAGCCCCTACTCCAACTATCATAGCTACACCAATACAACCTCGTTTTCCAgttgtttttatttctaatCCAATAGGGGGCAAAaccataataatatga